Proteins encoded in a region of the Vicinamibacterales bacterium genome:
- a CDS encoding M28 family metallopeptidase: MSILSRVTLTVVLSSVFAAGCSREPAPAAPQAGAPPAAPQTQSAAAPNTLPPPSVPLSSLPRIDPAAVLETTTRLSADKFQGRAPGTVGEELTVAYLQMRFQQLGLAPGNPDGTYIQKVPLVGITGSETKPLTLVKGAKTTTLRWKDDVVAWSRHVAPAASVADSDVIFVGYGVEAPEYNWNDFKDVDVKGKTIVVLVNDPAVPDPANASALDPKTFGGKAMTYYGRWTYKFEQGARRGAAAILIVHETEPAGYPFSVVQGNLNERFDLIAPDKNMSRASIEGWITLDAAKKLFALGGQDFDALKQQAITRGFKPVPLGVKASMAVANKLRTIDSRNVVARLEGSDPALKDEYVVYTSHWDHLGVGAPVDGDNIYNGALDNATGVATVLEIARALKSAQPQPKRSILFLMVTAEEKGLLGSEYYSLNPLYPLARTAAAINIDGINQWGRTRDISVIGLGNSDLDDYLRQAAQEQGRTITPDPEPEKGFYYRSDHFNFAKQGVPALDPDSGVEYIGKSAEWGRKKRDEYTEKDYHAPSDEVKPDWDLSGAAEDAQLLMAVGYRVANADRLPEWKPGNEFKAKRDAMLKK; encoded by the coding sequence ATGTCCATTCTCTCCCGCGTCACGCTGACCGTCGTGCTCTCCTCGGTGTTCGCGGCGGGATGCAGCCGCGAGCCCGCACCGGCCGCCCCGCAGGCGGGCGCCCCACCGGCCGCCCCGCAGACCCAGTCCGCCGCCGCGCCGAATACGCTTCCGCCGCCATCCGTGCCGCTGTCGTCGCTGCCCCGGATCGATCCGGCCGCCGTGCTGGAAACCACCACGCGCCTCTCGGCGGACAAGTTCCAGGGACGCGCGCCCGGCACCGTCGGCGAAGAGCTCACCGTCGCCTACCTGCAGATGCGGTTCCAGCAGCTCGGTCTCGCGCCGGGCAACCCGGACGGCACGTACATCCAGAAAGTGCCCCTCGTCGGCATCACCGGCAGCGAAACGAAGCCGCTCACCCTGGTCAAGGGCGCCAAGACGACAACGCTCAGATGGAAGGACGATGTGGTCGCGTGGTCGAGACATGTCGCGCCTGCCGCCTCGGTCGCCGACTCCGACGTGATCTTCGTCGGTTATGGAGTGGAGGCGCCGGAATACAACTGGAACGACTTCAAGGACGTCGACGTCAAGGGCAAGACCATCGTCGTGCTGGTGAACGACCCGGCGGTGCCGGATCCGGCGAACGCCTCGGCGCTCGACCCGAAGACCTTCGGCGGCAAGGCGATGACCTACTACGGACGCTGGACCTACAAGTTCGAGCAGGGGGCGCGCAGGGGCGCGGCGGCAATCCTCATCGTGCACGAGACCGAACCCGCCGGGTATCCATTCAGCGTCGTGCAGGGAAATCTGAACGAGCGGTTCGACCTCATCGCTCCCGACAAGAACATGAGCCGGGCGAGCATCGAGGGCTGGATCACGCTGGATGCGGCGAAGAAGCTCTTCGCGCTGGGCGGACAGGATTTCGACGCGCTGAAGCAGCAGGCGATCACCCGCGGGTTCAAGCCCGTGCCGCTCGGCGTGAAGGCGTCGATGGCGGTCGCGAACAAGCTGCGCACGATCGACTCGCGCAACGTGGTCGCCAGGCTGGAGGGCAGCGATCCCGCTCTGAAGGACGAGTACGTGGTCTACACCTCGCACTGGGATCATCTCGGCGTCGGCGCGCCGGTGGACGGCGACAACATCTATAACGGCGCGCTGGACAACGCCACCGGCGTAGCGACCGTGCTCGAGATCGCCAGGGCGCTGAAGAGCGCGCAGCCGCAGCCGAAGCGATCGATCCTCTTCCTGATGGTGACCGCGGAGGAGAAGGGGCTGCTCGGATCGGAGTACTACTCGCTCAACCCGCTGTATCCGCTGGCCAGAACCGCCGCGGCAATCAACATCGACGGCATCAATCAGTGGGGCCGGACCAGGGACATCTCGGTGATCGGCCTCGGCAACTCGGATCTGGACGACTATCTCCGGCAGGCGGCACAGGAACAGGGGCGGACGATCACGCCGGATCCGGAGCCGGAGAAAGGCTTCTACTACCGCTCCGACCACTTCAACTTCGCCAAGCAGGGCGTGCCGGCGCTCGACCCCGACTCGGGCGTCGAGTACATCGGCAAGTCGGCGGAGTGGGGGCGAAAGAAGCGCGACGAGTACACCGAAAAGGACTATCACGCGCCATCGGATGAAGTGAAGCCGGACTGGGATCTCAGCGGCGCCGCCGAAGACGCGCAGCTCCTGATGGCGGTGGGCTACCGCGTCGCCAACGCCGATCGGCTGCCGGAGTGGAAGCCGGGCAACGAGTTCAAGGCGAAGCGGGACGCGATGCTGAAGAAATAG
- a CDS encoding helix-turn-helix transcriptional regulator, with product MAGLPSPLTTPVFQILLSLADADRHGYAVIQDVAARTQGEVRLTASTLYAAIKRLLEARLIQEVEAPAGTGGAPRRCYRLTREGRRAAREEAERMARAVAMARDKRLLPRKA from the coding sequence ATGGCAGGCCTTCCCTCTCCCCTCACCACTCCGGTTTTCCAGATTCTGCTGTCGCTCGCCGACGCGGACCGTCACGGCTACGCCGTCATCCAGGACGTCGCCGCACGGACGCAGGGAGAAGTGCGCCTGACCGCCAGCACGTTGTACGCGGCAATCAAGCGGCTGCTCGAGGCGCGGCTGATTCAGGAGGTCGAAGCGCCCGCCGGGACCGGCGGCGCGCCGCGGCGATGCTACCGGCTCACGCGGGAGGGGCGCCGCGCCGCGCGCGAAGAGGCCGAACGGATGGCGCGCGCCGTGGCGATGGCGCGCGACAAGCGCCTGCTGCCGAGAAAGGCATGA